The nucleotide sequence TTTTTTGATTAACAATATATTGATCTTGTTCTAATTGAGATTGTAATAACTTATATTTAAGGTTCTCTAATAATAAATCTTTTCGTTTTTTTCGTTTAATATTATCCATACATTCATTGTAACTTACTCTAAATAAATAGGATTTTAATGAAGTATTTATAGTTATTTTATTACGTTTTTCCCACAGTTTAATAAAGGTATTTTGCACAATATCTTCTGCTTCAGGCATATCATGAGTAAACTGTACTATATAAGAACATAAAACTTTATAATATAGATCAAAAACTTCTTTTAAAGCCTGATTGTCATTGTTTTGTATTTGTTTCCATAAGACTTGGTCTTTCATGAAATAGATAATAAACTATTAAAAGAAATGAGTATATTTATGTAAATATCGAAAAATAAAATAAAATTTAAGGGTAAAATAAAATTTTAACGTCATTACAATATAAAAAACAAAGAAGTATATTTTGGAAGATATAATTATTAGATATATAACGAGTGAAATTTCTAAAGATGAACTTAAATCTTTAAAAAAATGGCTGCAAGTTGATGAAAATCAAAAACTGTTTGAGGAAATAGTTAAAGCTAATCAAGAATTGGCAATTGCTTATAATTCTGTAGATATAGAAAGTGCGTATAATAATGTTGAAAAAGCAATAACTCAAAAGCAAATTTTAAAAATAAACCCTTATCGTATATTATTAAAGTATGCAGCTATTTTAATAGTATTAATGAGTATTTCTATAGGGATGTATTCTGTTTTGAAACCTGATGTTCCTATATTAGAAGATCAAATTGTATTAGAATTAGAAGATGGTTCGTTACTGGATATTAATAAGAATGAAACTAAGGTTATTTTCAATAAGCAAAGAGAGGTTATTGCTAACCTACAATTAGGGGTTTTGTCATTTTCAAAAAACACTAAGAAAAATTCAAAATTAATTTATAATAAACTAATTGTCCCTTATGGGAAGCAGTTTAAACTAGAACTTTCGGATGGTACATTAGTGACTATTAATTCTGGAAGTAAACTCAGGTTTCCAACAACATTTTTTGGTACAAAAAATAGAGATGTTTTTATTGAAGGAGAAGCTTTTTTTGATGTAAAAAAAGATGAAAGTTCTCCTTTTATAGTTCATACATCAGATATGAATATAAGGGTTTTAGGGACTAAATTTAATGTGACTAGTTATCAAAATGAAAAAGAAACATTTGTTGTTTTAGAAGAAGGGAGTGTTGCAGTAAATAAACCTTCAGAAGTTTTTGATAAAAATAAAAGCATTATTATCAAATC is from Flavobacteriaceae bacterium and encodes:
- a CDS encoding RNA polymerase sigma-70 factor yields the protein MKDQVLWKQIQNNDNQALKEVFDLYYKVLCSYIVQFTHDMPEAEDIVQNTFIKLWEKRNKITINTSLKSYLFRVSYNECMDNIKRKKRKDLLLENLKYKLLQSQLEQDQYIVNQKIKRIKTLVDTLPKRCKEILLLSKEKGLKNKEIAIKLNISIKTVESQIRIAFQKIRNGI
- a CDS encoding FecR family protein, with product MEDIIIRYITSEISKDELKSLKKWLQVDENQKLFEEIVKANQELAIAYNSVDIESAYNNVEKAITQKQILKINPYRILLKYAAILIVLMSISIGMYSVLKPDVPILEDQIVLELEDGSLLDINKNETKVIFNKQREVIANLQLGVLSFSKNTKKNSKLIYNKLIVPYGKQFKLELSDGTLVTINSGSKLRFPTTFFGTKNRDVFIEGEAFFDVKKDESSPFIVHTSDMNIRVLGTKFNVTSYQNEKETFVVLEEGSVAVNKPSEVFDKNKSIIIKSGEQIILENKNEEYKIIQEPDLDKHFAWKEGVLFFKNDRFEDIIKKLERYYNIDIKNNSSHLNNVRYTGTFKGEKLAEVLDTFKELSEFNYKIEGDVIIINQV